In a single window of the Coffea eugenioides isolate CCC68of chromosome 3, Ceug_1.0, whole genome shotgun sequence genome:
- the LOC113766284 gene encoding probable LRR receptor-like serine/threonine-protein kinase At3g47570, translating into MRVFSNANTGVFSNASQISLIGNNKLSGGIPELEFPPCPVIKGKNRGKLKVIILLSIVLPATLLVLGALLLYFLVYQKRERRMVAGFSSMPPRIDELLRLSYHELLHATSGFSPENLIGSGNFGAVSKGRLEKHGNKLVAVIVLDLQKNGASKSFKAECKALRNIHHRNLVSIVSYCSTIDSKGDEFKALVYEFLENGNLDLWLHPAETTDQATSSRSLNLLQKLSIAIDVASALHYLHDHCEAEIVHCDLKPSNILLDNDLVAHVGDFRLARLLPKPVNTSSEQRTSSTIAIKGSIGYAAPKYGMGLAASTQGDVYSYCILLLEMITGRRPTDDMFVGDLDLHNYVNRALHD; encoded by the exons ATGCGAGTTTTCAGCAATGCGAACACTGGAGTTTTCAGCAATGCGAGTCAAATATCACTTATTGGCAACAATAAACTCTCAGGAGGCATTCCAGAATTGGAGTTCCCACCTTGCCCAGTGATCAAGGGGAAAAACAGAGGAAAGCTGAAGGTTATCATATTGCTGTCCATTGTTTTACCGGCAACGCTTCTGGTTCTCGGTGCATTGTTGTTATACTTCTTGGTATatcaaaaaagagaaagaagaatgGTGGCCGGATTCTCTAGCATGCCCCCAAGAATCGATGAGCTCTTACGGCTTTCTTACCATGAACTTCTTCATGCAACTTCAGGATTTTCTCCAGAAAACTTAATTGGTTCAGGAAATTTTGGAGCTGTCTCCAAAGGAAGGCTAGAAAAACATGGCAACAAGCTTGTAGCAGTTATAGTTCTTGATCTTCAAAAGAATGGGGCTTCCAAAAGTTTTAAGGCAGAGTGCAAAGCATTGAGAAATATTCACCATAGAAACCTCGTTTCTATCGTGAGTTATTGCTCCACTATTGATTCCAAGGGTGATGAATTCAAAGCTCTAGTCTatgagtttttggaaaatgGAAATCTGGACTTGTGGCTGCATCCTGCAGAGACAACTGATCAGGCAACAAGCTCAAGAAGTCTTAATCTTCTTCAGAAGCTAAGTATTGCAATTGATGTAGCTTCAGCATTGCATTATCTTCACGACCACTGCGAAGCAGAGATTGTTCATTGTGATCTAAAACCAAGTAACATTCTTCTTGACAATGATCTTGTTGCCCATGTGGGTGATTTTAGATTGGCAAGGCTTCTCCCGAAACCCGTCAACACTTCTTCCGAGCAAAGAACCAGCAGTACCATTGCCATAAAAGGCTCAATCGGTTACGCAGCTCCAA AGTATGGAATGGGTCTTgcggcatcaactcaaggggaTGTCTACAGCTACTGCATTCTTTTGCTAGAGATGATTACAGGGAGGAGGCCAACAGATGATATGTTCGTGGGTGATCTTGATCTACATAACTATGTTAATAGGGCTTTGCATGACTGA
- the LOC113766285 gene encoding LRR receptor-like serine/threonine-protein kinase EFR, translating to MEVPNTMWGFRSSSTLANIFLLLLVAMIFSVSHVSASKQFQNETDRLALLEFKKQIYNDPLGVLNSWNHSQHHCQWEGITCGTRHQRVIALTLRHKHFSGIISPLVGNLSFMRFIHLEENQFHGEIPQEFGRLFRLRVLNLPIFNSSAVVVISVAGNSFHGNLPTNIGLTLPVSQPWGKQILCQSTEDLDFIASLTNCSNLSVLSLSVNKFGGNMPKAMANFSNQLNEFYVGGNYLSGTIPEGFGNFVNLYKLGLEFNSFSGIIARDFGKLPNLQGLRLDHNDLSGQIVSTLCNNTSLYYLDLSFNQFEGGNILDNVLMNCQNLQYVDISQNNFTGIISPHFLETHSSLIYMGLSENSFTGSLPPEVGKLIHLADFNVSHNQLVGDIPMSLADCSNLENLFMQANFFQGTIPPNLASLKSIQQLDLSSNNLTGPIPSDQGEKH from the exons ATGGAAGTTCCCAATACCATGTGGGGATTTCGCTCATCATCAACATTAGCGAACATATTTCTCCTTCTCTTAGTTGCCATGATCTTTTCAGTAAGCCATGTTTCAGCTtctaaacaatttcaaaatgaaaCTGATCGTCTTGCTCTGCTTGAATTCAAGAAGCAGATATACAATGACCCGCTTGGAGTGCTGAACTCCTGGAACCATTCACAGCACCATTGCCAGTGGGAAGGAATCACATGTGGTACTCGACATCAGAGGGTTATAGCCTTGACTCTGAGGCATAAGCACTTTTCCGGTATTATATCTCCTCTTGTCGGAAATCTAAGCTTCATGAGGTTCATCCATCTTGAGGAGAATCAATTCCACGGTGAGATTCCCCAAGAATTCGGTCGCCTCTTCAGGCTGAGAGTCCTGAACCTACCAATCTTTAATAGTTCAGCCGTTGTTGTGATTTCAGTAGCTGGCAATTCCTTTCATGGCAATCTCCCAACCAACATAGGTCTTACCCTACCAGTCTCCCAACCTTGGGGGAAACAAATTCTATG TCAATCTACAGAAGACTTGGATTTTATTGCATCATTGACCAACTGCAGCAATCTAAGCGTTCTTTCCTTGAGTGTGAATAAATTTGGAGGCAATATGCCTAAAGCCATGGCCAATTTCTCAAATCAACTCAATGAATTTTACGTGGGAGGAAACTATCTATCAGGAACTATTCCAGAAGGATTTGGAAACTTTGTCAACCTATATAAACTTGGCCTTGAATTTAACTCTTTTTCAGGGATTATTGCAAGAGATTTTGGCAAGTTACCAAATTTGCAAGGATTGCGTCTAGACCATAATGACTTGTCAGGACAGATAGTCTCTACCTTATGCAACAACACCAGTCTATACtatctggacttatcatttaaCCAGTTTGAAGGGGGCAATATACTTGACAATGTTCTTATGAACTGTCAAAATTTGCAATATGTGGATATAtctcaaaacaacttcactggAATTATATCACCACATTTTCTGGAGACTCATTCATCATTGATTTACATGGGATTAAGTGAAAATTCTTTTACTGGTTCTCTGCCTCCTGAAGTTGGAAAGCTTATACATTTGGCTGATTTCAATGTTTCCCACAACCAACTTGTTGGAGATATACCCATGTCACTTGCTGATTGTTCAAATCTGGAGAATCTTTTTATGCAGGCCAATTTTTTCCAAGGAACAATTCCACCAAATTTGGCTTCTTTGAAGAGCATCCAGCAATTAGacctttcaagtaataacttgACTGGTCCAATACCCAGTGATCAAGGGGAAAAACACTGA